The genomic segment AAAGAGATGGCAATTACGAATGAAAAAATCAAACCATctgatttaatataatatagtaTAATGTAAAACTAAGAATAAGTGCCAGGACTTTGAATTTTTCCCATTTCGGTGACATGTTTCAGATAAACGGGCAGGATTTTTCTCAGGCCAACCAGCAGGAGGCGCTGAGGATCTTTGGCTGCCGCCATGAGCCAATCACTCTTCAGATAGATGGCTGGAAGACCCACCCTCAGAGGAGGCAGACATCAGACTGCAGCACCCAGACAGAGAGACCCTGGGACACCCTGAGAGGCCTTGGGGTCACCGTAGGGTCATCACCCAGGCTGAGCACTTATATTGACAGGTAAGACAACAGGTGTTTTGCCAAAGTAGAATTAAAAGCCCCTTTCAGACAAAAATGGCATTTTACCAGTTCCCATTgccctgtgacagctgtggTGCAAATAGCAGCTTTCTGAACAAGTATATCCGTCAGTCCCTGTGTGATAGACAAGGACAAGGTTGCAGATACTGATGGTTTCATGCCTGGCACTGTGCTGTACATGTATTAACTCAACATCAAAGCAAATTGGCTGGGGTGTCAATTTCCATAGTACATTAACAACAGCACCTCCCCGTACAAAATACTGCTTACTGCATCTCCTGTGTGTCATACCAGAGTTTGATCACTGTAGCTGGAGCACAACCTGATGACCTGATGCAAGAATAAAAAGCATTACACATCCTAGGGGCCAAAATATGATATATTGAGACTGGCTCTACAATCTAAGGATAAAGTATGCCTTCTGTTACTGtgttgggttcaattctggactcaGGGAATATCCTCTCTTGTGCAGGCCCTGCTGTAATCACATGACCCTGCCACGTGACCACTACAACGCCCATGAGTACCTGCCCAGCATTCCCCATGATGTAGAAACTATGGACCGCCTGGGATACAAGGTAAGCTTCCGGCGTCTACTTATTTATACTACTTATTatagtagccatatcaccctgcaactcacaactggcaacccactgaagctaagcaggtgtgagcctggtcagtacctggatgggagacctcctgggaaaaactaaggctgctgctggaagaggtgttagtggggccagcagggggcgctcaccctgcggtctgtgtgggtcctaatgctccagtatagtgacagggacactatactgtaaacaggcgctgaccttcggatgagacgtaaaacagaggtcctgactctctgtggtcattaaaaatcccaggacgtttctcgaaaagagtaggggtgtaaccccggcgtcctggccaaatttcccattggcccttatcaatcatggcctcctaataatctccatctatgaattggcttcatcactctgctctcctccccactgatagctgatgtgtggtgagcgttctggcgcactatggctgctgtcacatcatccaggtggggctgcacattggtggtggtggaggggagtccccattacctgtaaagctctttgagtggagtgtccagaaaagcactatataagtgtaagcaattattattattattattattattattcgacTCATTTGTGCCTTCTAGATCATTTCTGCATTaacatgcaaagaaaaaaaagcctttgttGGTTTCTATCACTTTTTTGGCAAAGACAATCACCTTTAATATTCATCTTGGCTTCATCTTGGCCTAGGTACAAGTGACTACCTTTCAGGAATGATTGTGTGTCAGGGTCTTGCTCTAGCCCTCCAGATGACATGAGACCATAAACAATCCCTCCCCCCTACTCTGCTTTTAGCTTACATTTTGGAAATTAGATTGAGATGCATTTGAGACTGAAAACAGAGGGCACTTCTTTGCACAATGAGTAGTAAATGTCAGGAGCAAACTAGCCTGAGTTGAAGCTGACTGTGATTGCTCAAGAAATGGGTACACAGACTCTTAGATTAACCAAACAGGCAGGATCATCTAAAATGGCCTCCCTTTCTCATGCCCCCTGCAATAACCCTTTGATTCCCGTCTAAGAAAATCTTCTAAAACTGATACACAGGTGGTAGTTTTCGACTGCTGCCACAGCCACACACAGCATGCAGGCTGCCTGGCATGTTGCACAGTGTGCCGAGCCTAGCGAATCGAATTTTTTTCAACAGAGCTGTGCTCACATGTGCAGTGGGCGGCTGCAAGGCAGATTTTAATGAAATCCCTTTTGAGAACACGAGAAACCGCTGCacagaagaaaaacactttCACTGCCTCCCGCAGCAAAAACAATCTACCCTTCACTAGCTGATGGAACTTAAAGTCTTGTACACTTCACTTCCAGGTATCAAAGAGCTGCACCCTCAACACAACATGCACTCTCCTGACGTATCACAGTAGACTGTCATAGGAATACATATTACTAAAAATAGATTAACCCAGCACTAAGCctatttaaaaatagatttaaatttGCGCTTCATTTTCAGTAGAGgtaaatactgtattattaaaaatatttaaaaacaaacattcagaTGACAGCATCTGCCCTCTCGCTACCTGGTTTAAAAAAGATGGGGAGGGCTCTTACCTGGTAGGGCTCTATTTGTTCAAAGCCAGTTGGAGAAACACTAGCCTCCTGGAGCTGGCTGAATTATTCTGCTATTATGCTGTACATGATTAAGTCTACCTCTGCAATAGCTACAACAACGCAGTTTTTAATGCACCAAATCTCGTCACTCTTGTGCTGGTAGTTTAACCCTGTACCTTGCTGTTTTCCAGTTTAGATAAGCTAGTTCTTGAGTTGGTTCTACCTGCATACGCACAGCGGAGGCTCAGCTCGGTCCAGAGAGAGGACGTTCTGTATAGACCTGTATTCTGTATACTCCACAGTCTCCTTCTTCACATTGATTGGTTTTTCCGTGATTGATTGATTTACTGGGTAATCACCCacgtttttttcttctaaacttTAGCCAGGCTGACTACAAGTGGTTTCTTCTGCTCCCTCTCTCAGGACCCTGAGTTGTACAGGTACGCACCTAAAGGAAGGGGCTATCTGATTGGCTGTTGCAACACTAACATGGAGGATCCAAACAGCTTCCTGAACCAGGTAAAAAGATCTCCTTGGCATAAGTAGATCTGCGTCATGGTGTCAGTCTTACAGCCCACCCACGTAGTGTGTTAGCCTTGATGGTAGTTAATGAATGCCCTAATTAATAACTTTACACAACAATGCAGTTTCCTACAAGTCTGTTCCAACAAGCTAAGGCTAAACAGTTAAACTGCCTTTGGGACACAACTGACCTATTAGATGAATCACTGTTTTTCTGAGCTTCATCACCAGGCCCTGAAAGCTGAGGGGCACAGATCTGTGAATTTCATTAACATATGCtatagatatgttttttttaaaaagaacatttatgcTTTTAGCTAAGACAAACACAgaatgtattatactgtattatgtctgtataaaataaaaacaatatgtatTTGGCCTGATATAAGATTTTAGGAGAACATTATACATCACAGATGAAACTTTTcacaattttaaccttttccctCCAATCTGTGTTGCAGACTGAAGAGGACGAGGCAGTGCGAGAGAAACGACCAGGGTTCCCCCCTCCCCTGCACGAGCTGGACAGTGGGCTGGGCTGCACTGACGGCAGCTTCCACCAGGGGGAGCTGTCGGGGCTGGAGACGGAAGAGGGGGCTGAGGAGCCAGGCTCTTCCCCGGTGGAGCGGACCAGCCAGGAGTCGCCCTCCTCCGAGTCCCTCATCTCCTCCGAGCTCAGTGACTCCGGCTTCTACAGCGTCAGCACTGGGGAGTTCCGCCGCTTCCAGCGGCTGCTGGAAAAGAAGATTCGATTGTACCGTGCCAAGATGGCGTCCAGGGGCGCTGGCGACGGGGCCAAGAGGGATCAGGCACCTCTGAGGGATGGCTTCAGGACACGCTACGACTTGGAGTCCATCCCCGAGGCTCTGACGTGCCAGCCAAGGGGTGGGTGGCCACAAGAAGCAAGCCCCACCACTGTGGCTCGAAGGTGCATGATGGGGGTGTCCTCTGTGCAGTACATGAAAGCAGAGAGCCCTCGCCTGAGCAGGTACGGCTCTATCACCAGCCCCAGGCTTTCCCCTAAAACAGGGGCCTCCCCCTGTGGCTCCCCCTGCAGCCAGAACAGAGCTATGCAGGAAAAGGACTCACTAGCAGACGTGCGAGGGAGAGgcagccagcagggggagccccCGAGCTCAGAACGACGGCAAGCAAGCCACTCTGCTGCGCAGGAGTACAAAACTCCTCCCGAGCAGCCCCATCACAGGAAACCTGCACAGGACAGCACCCACAAACCAAGCCAGGATGATAAAATCAAACACAGCAAGGTGGGCTGTCACAGTGGCTCCTGGCCAAGAGGCACGGCTGAAGACAACAGGGGAATACTTCCGGGGGACATTTGTAGACGTGGTTTGAGCGACAGGCTGGGCCCACTGGAATGCAGCAAGAAAACGGAGAAGCTCGCAAGCAAGGGGGCTTCAGCTCGTGGGGATGGGCGATGCCAAACATCCTATCAAACCCAACAAGACTGCGCTGCCGGATCCTGGCCCAAGGCTGCAAGAGGCTGTAGCCAGAAAGCTGGCCTTCACAGCACCCAGGAGGGGGACTTACCTAAGTCAAAAAAGGGGCTTCCCAACCCTCGGGTCCTGAGGAACCAGCTGCTGAAGGCTCGGGCCTCACGGCTGGCAGATGAGCGAGGCGGGGTGACCACAGACGAGGAGATGCGCAGCGAGGTGAAGATGGGGCGCTACTGGAGCAAAACAGAGCGCAGGAGGCATCTCCTGACGGCCAGGGAGCAGAGGCAGAGGCGGCTGGCGAGGGGGTCGGGCGGGGAGGGGGCCAGGAGGAAGGAGGCGTCCAGCGTGGTGCTGGAGCTTAGCAACAGGAAGCGGACACAGCTCCGCAACAGGAAGTTACTGGACAGTTGGACCACAATTGAGGAGCTGCTGACCCATGGCACCAAGACAGCTGTGGGCACCAGTGAGATCATGTGTCCCAGCCCTCTGCTCTCTGTCACCACCGTGTAACTCAGGGACATGGAGGGAATCAATTCAAGTCGCACACAGCCCTTATGAAGCCATGCCATGACAAAACATGGTAACTTCACACAACCTTACTGGGGATTGTCCGTATGTTTCCTCTAATTTAACCTACTTTTACTATGGTTTCAGTACACTTTCATTGTGTGTGCATAAAAAGATTGGACCATGTTAACACCAACATTTGCATAACGAGGCTTTAAAAGGGTAAGATCAAAGAGTGCCAACAGATTTCATGCACATTTATTACAGTACACTAGCATTTGAGATTCACAGACCGATTCCAACAGTGCTGTTTTATATACAATTATTTATGATTCTTGAAGCATATCTCAGATAGCCTGTTTTTAAAAACCCATACTGCTATTTTTACATGAAATGCTGCAAATACTATTTAACATGCTTTTCAGAAGAGTCAATGGCTTTCAGCAGGCATGTGATGTTAAAATAGGATCAAATGTGACTTACAGAATAGCAAGGATATGAATTCTCAATAAGCCACTGATAAGATTTGATTAGAATCTCAGGAAAGCTTTAATGCGCTAGAGTAGTGTGTCTTGTTTGTGTATCTGCACAGGCAATCTATACTGTACAGATCTTACAAAATGACAACTGAAACATATCTGCACCTGGGTTAGCATGTAATAGTGCAGAATTCCACTGTCATGTTTAGTGTTATAAACACACATACATAGTCATGTAATGATTTCTAAACCAGACATGCATTAATAACTGGAGACACAGTTTGCATagcctactgtacatccatcaCATTGTATGCCCCACAAAATATATCAATTATCACATCACAACTAATGAAAATTATGCAATGTTTTCTGAGTTTGTAATATAGCTACTCTGCACAGTGGCTCCAATAAATATCCACACATCCTAATGCCATCATTTTTTAGCTAAATTGCACATGTATTCTACCAGTATCTAAGCACCATAAACAGCAAGGATACACTGAAATCCTCGGATGATTATAACATAAGTGGGCTGTTCTCAGTCCATCTCGAGAATAGCCCACTCTTGAAAAGTACTTATAATCCTACAGGGCGGTATTTAATGTAAAAGccagcaatgtactgtaatactggTCTAGAACTTCTCATGCTGATGTTGTAGATAAAACCACCTCTTACTAATGGTCTGTTAATGGTATATGCTTTTGAAGACATctttgtatatattgtacaagCAGTTGTAATAAAATGagattttaaatgataaaataaactTGGGGACCGTCCATTTCATTGTCCCTCTACTTATTTTTGTAGAACACTCTACAGTCCTAGAAAAACCTATTTTGATGCAACAGGGTAGTGGTATTCAGTTTGATGATTGTCATCTGCTTtctaatgcctttaaaaaagtttacatAAAAGTGCACCACAGAACACGTCTGGGACTTAAAAAATAGTGTTGATCATTAATATCTCAgctgaatcaacagtgaaaacagTTTCCCTTCAAATCAATCAGGGCCCAGAGCAGTAGACGCTTTTACCAAGAACTTAATCTGGagtctgatatactgtatcatatccTCACTTTATCTCTAGAGACTCCACTTGATACAAATTTCAATATCAAAACAAGGATGTGGGGACTATTTGGTTTTGAAACATCAGATATCTGTACTAAGGCTTGCATTATGCCCTTGAAGACAGAAATCCAGCTGGCCAGATCCTCCATCATAGTTCTAAGCATGCAGAGCCACAAACAGCTGTAGGCACTCCTTTTAACGTAAGAGAGAGTGATGTGAAGAGTGctgttttaaagcagggattttcAATCTTTTAAAGCCCTTGACTGGGGGACTCCACTTCCAAAGAAAGCATCTCATCAACAAGGACGCCCAGTTAAAATAAGGACAGTCCCTGGGAAACCCAAGATTGAAAATCCTCGTTTGACCTCCTGGTATCATACCTGAGTGAAGATAAGCCCTGCCACAGCCAGCCTTAGCCAAACATCACCTCAGAGCTCGAGATGTACGAGAGGTTTTTGTCATCTAATGAAAGGCAGACCAAGGGATTTGTACTGCTCATCACCCTGTAATTCAGTTCCACAGACGCTTACAAAACAGCCTTGTTAAGTTGTCTTGTAGGGGGGGAAAACACTAAATCCTCCACAAAGAAGTTTCATCATCACAGGTCCTTTCAATCCTGAAGGGATTGACCTAGCCACCTTGGAGGATTTCTTCAAGATCAGCATAACACAAGGGCCTGGGAACACAAGTAAAAATTCAGCGTAGGGCCATGTGAGGCAGAAGAAAGGTGACATGTCTTTACACAGTGGTTTGTGGGAGTCTGAAACCAGCtccagagctactgtatgtggtttaaaacTGCTTTCATGTAATCCTTAGACAAACAAAAAGAGGTCTTACAACATTAAGCCTATTAGTCCAGGAAaccaaacaagaaagaaaagttGAACGGCTTCTCATCTGCAagctttcttgtgttct from the Lepisosteus oculatus isolate fLepOcu1 chromosome 5, fLepOcu1.hap2, whole genome shotgun sequence genome contains:
- the LOC107076835 gene encoding PDZ domain-containing protein 4-like gives rise to the protein MGCRLSGLWLGDGLEINGQDFSQANQQEALRIFGCRHEPITLQIDGWKTHPQRRQTSDCSTQTERPWDTLRGLGVTVGSSPRLSTYIDRPCCNHMTLPRDHYNAHEYLPSIPHDVETMDRLGYKDPELYRYAPKGRGYLIGCCNTNMEDPNSFLNQTEEDEAVREKRPGFPPPLHELDSGLGCTDGSFHQGELSGLETEEGAEEPGSSPVERTSQESPSSESLISSELSDSGFYSVSTGEFRRFQRLLEKKIRLYRAKMASRGAGDGAKRDQAPLRDGFRTRYDLESIPEALTCQPRGGWPQEASPTTVARRCMMGVSSVQYMKAESPRLSRYGSITSPRLSPKTGASPCGSPCSQNRAMQEKDSLADVRGRGSQQGEPPSSERRQASHSAAQEYKTPPEQPHHRKPAQDSTHKPSQDDKIKHSKVGCHSGSWPRGTAEDNRGILPGDICRRGLSDRLGPLECSKKTEKLASKGASARGDGRCQTSYQTQQDCAAGSWPKAARGCSQKAGLHSTQEGDLPKSKKGLPNPRVLRNQLLKARASRLADERGGVTTDEEMRSEVKMGRYWSKTERRRHLLTAREQRQRRLARGSGGEGARRKEASSVVLELSNRKRTQLRNRKLLDSWTTIEELLTHGTKTAVGTSEIMCPSPLLSVTTV